A genomic stretch from Deinococcus cellulosilyticus NBRC 106333 = KACC 11606 includes:
- a CDS encoding helix-turn-helix domain-containing protein — protein MSTEDIVRRLKDIADLDENPSLELMSLFSQAQPSDFPKMSQLRSWTPTELRETVQTEITLREAGRLIEKARELRGMSTRELAARVGVSQPRVVQIQASGETLGIQTLVKFATALGYRVVIELIPEEGGEPIRAT, from the coding sequence GTGAGCACCGAGGACATCGTGCGCCGCCTCAAAGACATCGCCGATCTGGACGAAAACCCAAGTCTGGAGCTGATGTCCCTGTTCAGTCAGGCCCAGCCCTCGGATTTTCCCAAGATGTCCCAGCTCCGTTCCTGGACGCCCACAGAACTCCGCGAAACCGTGCAGACCGAAATCACCCTGCGTGAAGCGGGAAGGCTCATCGAGAAAGCCAGAGAACTGCGTGGCATGTCCACCCGCGAACTGGCCGCCAGGGTGGGTGTTTCTCAGCCGCGTGTGGTGCAGATCCAGGCTTCCGGTGAAACGCTGGGCATCCAGACCCTGGTGAAATTCGCCACGGCCCTCGGTTACCGGGTGGTCATCGAACTCATCCCCGAAGAGGGAGGGGAGCCCATCCGGGCCACCTGA
- a CDS encoding DUF4180 domain-containing protein: protein MNHQVIEHKNQKYIEVTSSSPLLGSEQDALDLVALGMEQQTGLLLLHAEALSEDFFQLKTGVAGAMLQKFINYHMKTAVVLADQEGQHLRFREMVSEANKGQAFRVFETREAAENWLLG from the coding sequence ATGAACCATCAGGTGATTGAACACAAAAACCAGAAATACATCGAAGTGACTTCTTCCAGCCCTCTGCTGGGTTCAGAGCAAGATGCACTGGATCTGGTGGCGCTCGGAATGGAACAGCAGACAGGCCTGCTCCTGCTCCATGCAGAAGCCTTATCAGAAGACTTTTTTCAGCTTAAGACTGGAGTGGCGGGAGCCATGCTGCAGAAATTCATCAATTACCACATGAAAACAGCAGTGGTTCTGGCAGACCAGGAGGGACAGCACCTGCGCTTCCGTGAAATGGTCTCTGAAGCCAACAAAGGGCAGGCTTTTCGGGTGTTTGAGACCCGTGAGGCAGCAGAAAACTGGCTGCTGGGCTAA
- a CDS encoding YbjN domain-containing protein, with translation MTTPLLTLDTIVKYLKEKEVHLELQDNNGQRFIRMGWKFEMGDAAVLVSLADTGEDTSRLEITCVTQKTYEHRQGEVLNLLNARNRERAFSRSLDSDGNVWLEYVGFYPTLSEFPQTTFDTLFSGVLMHFQDDYATLEQHTIKS, from the coding sequence ATGACCACCCCCCTGCTCACCCTTGACACCATCGTGAAGTACCTGAAAGAAAAAGAAGTGCACCTGGAACTGCAGGACAACAATGGCCAGCGTTTCATCCGCATGGGCTGGAAGTTCGAGATGGGCGACGCTGCCGTTCTGGTCAGCCTTGCAGACACCGGAGAGGACACCAGTCGTCTGGAAATCACCTGCGTGACCCAGAAAACCTATGAGCACCGCCAGGGTGAAGTGCTGAACCTGCTCAATGCCCGCAACCGCGAACGTGCCTTCTCCCGCTCACTGGACAGCGATGGCAACGTGTGGCTGGAGTACGTGGGCTTCTACCCCACCCTCAGCGAATTCCCCCAGACCACCTTCGACACCCTGTTCAGTGGCGTGCTGATGCACTTCCAGGACGATTACGCCACCCTGGAACAGCACACCATCAAGAGCTGA
- a CDS encoding choice-of-anchor I family protein, which yields MKLSHCLISLSLLVACQQNAPLPIVDTQPVTHAKFNGFNGRAEALKTAGVRLFGKNDPTVAQDLEPEYIAVSADSKTAWVTLQENNALAVLDIPSGTIREIVPLGYKDHSLTGKGMDVSDTDKTIKIQKVKVKGMYQPDAIASFQVAGKTYLVTANEGDAREWGDFKEETSVSKLALDPANFTADDTAALARLNVTSTLGQKDGKYSTLYAFGARSISIWNAEGKQVSDTGDTIEQQVALKHAANFNANHTSNTIDNRSDNKGAEPEGVTTAEIAGKTFAFVGLERQGGIMTFDVSDPTRPVFVDHTNNRDFNEDLKNFAGTSDLGPEGVLFIPAADSPNGENLLVVGNEVSGSTTAYTVSDAGKLTLKGRHIFTENGKSVLDKGAAEIVAYDKASKRLFVVNGYSKTIDVLDFKDPGKPSALKQWALDTYGESANSVAVRGGLVAVAVQAKVKTDAGKVVFFDAEGNLKGQATVGALPDMLTFTPDGKYVLVANEAEPSDDYTVDPEGSISIVNVQKTLQ from the coding sequence ATGAAACTGTCCCACTGCCTGATTTCTCTGTCCCTGCTGGTGGCCTGCCAGCAAAATGCTCCCCTGCCCATTGTGGACACCCAGCCTGTCACCCACGCGAAATTCAATGGCTTCAATGGCAGGGCAGAAGCCCTGAAGACCGCCGGGGTGCGCCTCTTTGGCAAGAACGACCCCACGGTGGCCCAGGACCTGGAGCCCGAGTACATTGCCGTCAGTGCAGACTCAAAAACCGCCTGGGTCACCCTGCAGGAAAACAATGCCCTGGCTGTGCTGGACATTCCCAGTGGCACCATCCGTGAAATTGTGCCGCTGGGCTACAAGGACCACAGCCTGACCGGGAAAGGCATGGATGTCAGCGACACCGACAAAACCATCAAAATCCAGAAGGTGAAGGTGAAGGGCATGTACCAGCCAGACGCCATTGCCAGCTTTCAGGTGGCCGGAAAGACCTACCTGGTGACCGCGAATGAAGGGGACGCCAGAGAATGGGGCGATTTCAAGGAGGAAACCTCTGTTTCCAAACTGGCTCTTGACCCTGCGAACTTCACTGCCGATGACACCGCAGCCCTGGCCCGTCTGAATGTCACCTCCACCCTCGGCCAGAAAGACGGCAAATACAGCACCCTTTATGCTTTTGGGGCCCGCAGCATCAGCATCTGGAACGCAGAGGGCAAACAGGTCAGTGACACCGGAGACACCATCGAGCAGCAGGTGGCCCTCAAACATGCTGCCAACTTCAATGCCAACCACACCAGCAACACCATCGACAACCGCAGTGACAACAAAGGCGCCGAACCAGAAGGGGTGACCACTGCAGAGATTGCCGGGAAGACCTTTGCTTTCGTGGGTCTGGAACGTCAGGGGGGCATCATGACCTTTGATGTGAGCGACCCCACCAGACCTGTCTTTGTGGACCACACCAACAACCGGGATTTCAATGAGGACCTGAAGAACTTCGCAGGCACCAGTGACCTGGGTCCAGAAGGGGTGCTTTTCATCCCTGCTGCAGACAGCCCCAATGGTGAAAACCTGCTGGTGGTGGGAAATGAGGTCAGTGGCAGCACCACCGCCTACACCGTTTCAGATGCAGGCAAACTGACTCTGAAAGGCCGCCACATCTTCACAGAGAACGGCAAATCTGTGCTGGACAAAGGTGCAGCGGAAATTGTCGCCTACGACAAGGCCAGCAAACGCCTTTTTGTGGTGAATGGGTACAGCAAGACCATTGATGTGCTGGACTTCAAAGACCCCGGCAAACCCAGTGCCCTGAAACAATGGGCACTGGACACCTACGGTGAATCTGCCAACAGTGTGGCCGTGCGGGGTGGGCTGGTGGCCGTGGCGGTTCAGGCCAAAGTCAAAACCGACGCAGGCAAGGTGGTCTTCTTTGATGCCGAGGGCAACCTGAAGGGACAGGCCACTGTAGGTGCCCTGCCAGACATGCTGACCTTCACACCGGACGGCAAGTACGTTCTGGTCGCCAATGAGGCGGAACCCAGTGACGATTACACCGTGGACCCTGAGGGCAGTATCAGCATCGTGAACGTGCAGAAAACCCTGCAGTAA
- a CDS encoding ParA family protein — MRQITVCNFKGGVGKSTTAIHLAGYFQTQGPTLLIDMDPNPTSLAWASRKKLPFQVVSDDEDIKKKRFETLIHDTSARPKKRSLKDIARDTDLFVVPTTPSALALQGTLHTIETLKDLEATYWVVFVNVPPKPAKDLEQARQVIQEHTHFVAPISIRRSSAYEKAATEGCLVRDLKAVRQRIYWSDFEALGRFLHEQMK; from the coding sequence ATGCGTCAGATCACCGTGTGCAACTTCAAGGGTGGGGTGGGCAAGAGCACCACCGCCATTCATCTCGCTGGATACTTCCAGACCCAGGGACCAACCCTGCTGATCGACATGGACCCGAACCCCACCAGTCTGGCCTGGGCCTCGCGCAAGAAACTGCCTTTTCAGGTGGTTTCAGACGACGAGGACATCAAGAAGAAACGTTTTGAGACCCTGATCCATGACACCTCGGCCAGACCGAAAAAACGCAGCCTGAAAGACATTGCCAGAGACACCGACCTTTTTGTGGTGCCCACCACGCCCAGTGCCCTGGCCCTGCAGGGCACCCTGCACACCATCGAAACCCTGAAAGATCTGGAGGCAACCTACTGGGTGGTTTTCGTGAATGTACCCCCCAAACCTGCAAAGGATCTGGAACAGGCAAGACAGGTGATTCAGGAGCACACCCACTTTGTGGCCCCGATCAGCATCCGCAGGTCATCTGCCTACGAAAAAGCCGCCACAGAGGGCTGTCTGGTGCGGGACCTGAAAGCCGTGCGCCAGCGGATCTACTGGTCGGACTTTGAAGCACTGGGGCGTTTCCTGCACGAACAGATGAAGTGA
- a CDS encoding AfsR/SARP family transcriptional regulator encodes MHEFHILTLGTAQVQHLQQDVSFHSESARDILFYLLSHPEGRSKGDLLRDLWEEEATPAVNNRLRVNLHRIRSALGATGTLREQQGRLQLAPEVLQSSDLHQFYTLVNEAQLLGGQARLDRLHEALKLCQGPFLAGLQGSWMEEAREQHQQAYLKVLMEVSDLHCLTRDCLPSVNALHQALKTDPFLGENHHQRLMACLAVAQDRYAAIAHYRRFLHFLKQDIEDTPMLETVQLAESIKAGQGCCPRDPAASATLPPPVSCPFGFQNGCQFQAVPGLEHLQEIPVN; translated from the coding sequence ATGCACGAATTTCACATTCTGACCCTCGGGACGGCGCAGGTGCAGCATCTGCAGCAGGACGTTTCCTTTCACTCTGAAAGTGCCCGGGACATCCTGTTCTACCTGCTGAGTCACCCAGAGGGGCGCAGCAAAGGGGACCTGCTGAGGGACCTCTGGGAGGAAGAAGCCACCCCCGCAGTCAACAACCGCCTGCGGGTCAACCTGCACCGCATCCGCTCTGCCCTGGGAGCCACAGGGACCCTTCGGGAACAGCAGGGGCGGTTGCAGCTTGCTCCTGAGGTCTTGCAATCCAGTGACCTGCACCAGTTCTACACCCTGGTGAATGAAGCCCAGTTGCTCGGTGGTCAGGCCCGACTGGACAGGCTCCATGAAGCCCTGAAGCTCTGTCAGGGTCCTTTCCTGGCAGGTTTGCAGGGAAGCTGGATGGAAGAGGCCCGCGAACAGCATCAGCAGGCTTACCTGAAGGTGCTGATGGAGGTTTCTGATCTGCACTGCCTCACCCGCGACTGCCTGCCTTCGGTGAATGCTCTCCATCAGGCCCTGAAAACGGACCCGTTTCTGGGGGAAAACCACCACCAGCGCCTGATGGCCTGTCTGGCCGTTGCCCAGGACCGCTATGCAGCAATCGCGCACTACCGCCGCTTCCTGCATTTCCTGAAGCAGGACATCGAAGACACTCCCATGTTGGAGACGGTGCAGCTCGCTGAAAGCATCAAGGCAGGTCAGGGCTGTTGCCCCCGAGATCCTGCTGCTTCTGCAACCCTGCCTCCCCCTGTGAGTTGTCCTTTTGGATTCCAGAATGGCTGTCAGTTCCAGGCTGTGCCGGGTCTGGAACATCTGCAGGAAATCCCCGTCAACTGA
- a CDS encoding phosphotransferase enzyme family protein, whose amino-acid sequence MTFFPVQSSLLDARALVHQVLSDYDLPEPISCKLYLRGDNDTYLVQAGDQTHYLRVYTHKSEQEYHLRIATEIDLLEIAHAAGVPVARALPRKDGSYLNLLSAPEGIRPAVLFEGVPGVPPERNLTPEQARAYGKAVGELHKAWMVDQVLPLPVYDAVAVMEEPLRRLEPYLQDRPEDFAFLQRTADLASIYFSQLPDHAAAYGVIHGDLHKTNVLITETGDLHLIDFTTVGYGWRAHELAVLLWSTALVSDFEPRKFPQVFEAYLEGYESVRPLDEAERRALPHLAAAQHLWIMGVEVDLVESGRSDTHWITSQGWLDQWIGWLRAWVRLHE is encoded by the coding sequence ATGACCTTTTTTCCTGTACAGTCCAGCTTGCTGGATGCCAGAGCCCTGGTGCATCAGGTGCTCTCGGATTATGACCTTCCAGAGCCCATCAGCTGCAAGCTGTATTTGCGTGGGGACAATGACACCTATCTGGTCCAGGCCGGGGACCAGACCCATTACCTGCGGGTCTACACCCACAAAAGCGAGCAGGAATACCACCTGAGAATTGCCACCGAAATTGATCTGCTGGAGATTGCCCATGCTGCAGGTGTTCCGGTGGCCCGTGCCCTTCCTCGCAAAGATGGGAGCTACCTGAACCTGCTCTCTGCCCCGGAAGGCATCCGTCCTGCAGTGCTTTTTGAGGGGGTGCCCGGTGTACCTCCAGAGCGAAACCTCACCCCTGAACAGGCCAGAGCTTATGGGAAAGCCGTGGGGGAACTCCACAAGGCCTGGATGGTGGATCAGGTGCTTCCCCTGCCCGTGTATGACGCTGTGGCCGTGATGGAAGAACCACTCAGAAGGCTGGAGCCTTACCTGCAAGACAGGCCTGAAGATTTTGCATTTTTGCAGCGCACTGCCGATCTGGCCTCCATTTACTTCAGCCAGTTGCCGGATCACGCTGCAGCATATGGGGTGATTCACGGCGATTTGCACAAAACCAATGTGCTCATCACCGAAACTGGAGACCTCCACCTGATTGATTTCACCACCGTTGGCTATGGCTGGCGTGCCCATGAGCTTGCCGTGCTGTTGTGGTCCACCGCCTTGGTCAGTGATTTTGAACCCCGCAAGTTCCCACAGGTGTTTGAGGCCTACCTGGAGGGATACGAGTCCGTGCGTCCCCTGGACGAAGCCGAGAGAAGGGCCCTTCCCCATCTGGCCGCCGCCCAGCACCTGTGGATCATGGGGGTAGAAGTGGATCTGGTGGAAAGTGGGCGCTCAGACACCCACTGGATCACCTCACAGGGATGGCTGGACCAGTGGATCGGGTGGCTCAGGGCCTGGGTGCGCCTGCATGAATGA
- a CDS encoding pyruvate kinase: MNPHTLLAVLQDMHQQVQQEGERTFKHWQPDLVRKNFRPSALNLASYLALRRMDLRELQQELGRYGLSTLGRSESRVLLQLQAVLATLHALTGEPYTHPASASWGEGSELLRSNTLELLGEASTGTGVRLMVTLPTEAATDAQLVRDLLEHGMDVARINLAHDDETVWLQMVEQVRSHARELGRSCRIVMDLGGPKLRTSRILAGTEKRLKSGDVLNLYAKDASDPVAPAVWCSLPEALKLLEVGSEVWFDDGKMRCVVEEVLPDRICLRVKQTRSKGYKLKAEKGINFPHLDLLIPALTAKDVLDLPFVVEHADLVAFSFVQTPEDVQSLQQHLNRLERPDLGLILKIETGLAVRHLPELMVQAASHQPTGVMIARGDLAVEVGFERLAEVQEEILWLCEAAHIPVVWATQVLESLVKEGVPSRAEITDAAMAERAECVMLNKGPCVVQAMDVLQDVFGRMQAHQHKKTAQLRRLRLAGQAP; the protein is encoded by the coding sequence ATGAACCCTCACACTTTGCTTGCCGTTCTGCAGGACATGCACCAGCAGGTGCAGCAGGAGGGTGAGCGCACCTTCAAACACTGGCAACCTGATCTGGTCCGTAAAAATTTCCGGCCCAGTGCCCTCAATCTGGCTTCTTATCTGGCTTTGCGGCGCATGGACCTGCGTGAATTGCAACAGGAACTGGGCCGTTATGGCCTGTCCACCCTGGGCCGCAGTGAATCCAGGGTTCTGTTGCAGCTGCAGGCTGTGCTGGCCACCCTTCATGCCCTGACGGGAGAACCTTACACCCATCCTGCTTCTGCATCATGGGGCGAGGGCTCTGAACTCTTGCGCAGCAACACCCTTGAACTGCTCGGTGAGGCCAGCACAGGCACCGGGGTGAGGCTCATGGTGACCCTACCCACCGAGGCCGCCACAGATGCTCAACTGGTTCGTGACCTGCTGGAGCACGGCATGGATGTGGCCCGCATCAACCTGGCCCACGACGATGAAACCGTGTGGCTGCAGATGGTGGAGCAGGTCCGTTCCCATGCCCGTGAACTTGGACGCTCCTGCCGCATTGTGATGGACCTTGGAGGGCCAAAACTGCGAACCAGCCGCATCCTCGCAGGCACAGAGAAACGCCTGAAATCTGGAGATGTCCTCAACCTGTACGCGAAAGACGCCAGTGACCCCGTTGCACCTGCCGTCTGGTGCAGTCTGCCCGAGGCCCTGAAACTCCTCGAGGTGGGCAGCGAGGTCTGGTTTGACGATGGCAAAATGCGCTGTGTGGTGGAGGAGGTCCTGCCAGACCGCATCTGCCTCAGGGTGAAGCAGACCCGGTCCAAAGGGTACAAACTGAAGGCAGAAAAAGGCATCAATTTCCCCCATCTCGACCTGTTGATTCCAGCCCTGACCGCCAAAGACGTGCTGGATCTGCCTTTTGTGGTGGAACATGCCGATCTGGTGGCTTTTTCCTTTGTGCAGACCCCTGAGGACGTGCAGTCCCTCCAGCAGCACCTGAACCGTCTGGAAAGACCTGACCTGGGCCTCATCCTGAAAATCGAAACCGGCCTTGCGGTGCGTCACCTCCCGGAACTGATGGTGCAGGCAGCCTCCCACCAGCCCACAGGTGTCATGATTGCCCGTGGAGATCTGGCCGTGGAGGTCGGATTTGAGCGTCTGGCCGAGGTGCAGGAGGAAATCCTCTGGCTGTGCGAGGCTGCCCACATCCCGGTGGTGTGGGCCACACAGGTGCTTGAAAGTCTGGTCAAAGAGGGGGTTCCCTCCCGTGCCGAGATCACCGACGCTGCGATGGCAGAGCGTGCCGAATGCGTGATGCTCAACAAAGGCCCCTGTGTGGTGCAGGCCATGGACGTTCTGCAGGATGTCTTTGGCCGGATGCAGGCCCATCAGCACAAGAAAACTGCGCAACTTCGCAGACTCAGGCTGGCCGGGCAGGCCCCATGA
- a CDS encoding permease, with product MTAAYQNFKLALYCPAPDLLHITEQQLEKDLAFFQNHLKLSKVYLESHRGDISLEKADLLHLKAFFESRGIEVSGGITPTLPDTYRAGYGRLFGGICYTDERSRAKFQAEVEKAASVFDEVIFDDFFFNNCACDSCLEQKGDRSWAEFRLERMTEVSENLVMKAARRVNPRSRMIIKYPNWIESYQGTGYNTLTQPGLFDGVYTGTETRDPETSQQHIPRYASYSLLRWMEHLKPGQNGGGWFDNLDCSFLDHYLEQAYLTVFGKARELTLFCYGLLRDSVHVPPLGFQLEKLDHIAAELGGPLGVWAYHPHQGKGEDHLYNYLGMAGIPIEPTPHFPEQAACVLVTATSAQDSGVLQKIQTLLKNGGNVVMTSGFLERMQGRGIESMTTLTPTGKKLEVQAYGKDTHSCTFRTFQNGDHRVLFPVLDYCTNGTWQVIAGFNGENNISLLMYDNYSRGKLYTLTVPDHIAELPKLPPLVLGALREVLGQGLPVQLDGPGDVGLFCYDSGVFVLESFARRPESWRVRVPGGETLTDLLSGSMLHAQGMEGDVAVFEVRLPPSRFQAFRIGWKS from the coding sequence ATGACCGCAGCCTACCAGAACTTCAAACTGGCCCTGTACTGTCCCGCACCTGACCTTCTGCACATCACCGAACAGCAGCTTGAGAAGGATCTGGCCTTTTTCCAGAACCACCTGAAACTCAGCAAGGTGTATCTGGAGAGCCACCGTGGAGACATCAGCCTTGAAAAAGCAGACCTGCTGCACCTGAAAGCCTTTTTTGAATCGAGGGGCATTGAGGTGTCTGGAGGCATCACCCCCACCCTTCCAGACACCTACCGGGCAGGCTACGGACGCCTGTTTGGAGGCATCTGCTACACCGATGAGCGGTCCAGAGCAAAATTTCAGGCAGAGGTGGAAAAAGCAGCCTCGGTGTTCGATGAGGTCATCTTCGATGATTTCTTCTTCAACAATTGCGCCTGTGACAGCTGTCTGGAACAGAAAGGGGACAGAAGCTGGGCTGAATTTCGTCTGGAACGCATGACCGAGGTCTCGGAAAATCTGGTCATGAAGGCGGCCAGGAGGGTGAACCCCCGGAGCCGCATGATCATCAAATACCCCAACTGGATCGAGTCGTACCAAGGGACCGGATACAACACCCTCACCCAGCCAGGGCTTTTTGATGGGGTGTACACCGGAACGGAAACCCGCGACCCTGAAACAAGCCAGCAGCATATACCCCGTTACGCCTCCTATTCGCTTCTGCGCTGGATGGAACACCTGAAGCCTGGTCAGAATGGAGGAGGATGGTTTGACAACCTCGACTGCAGTTTTCTGGACCATTATCTGGAACAGGCCTACCTCACGGTTTTTGGCAAGGCCAGAGAACTGACCCTGTTCTGTTACGGGCTGCTTCGGGATTCTGTGCATGTGCCTCCCCTGGGGTTTCAACTGGAAAAACTGGACCACATTGCAGCTGAACTTGGAGGGCCTCTGGGCGTCTGGGCCTACCATCCCCACCAGGGCAAAGGAGAAGACCACCTTTACAATTACCTCGGGATGGCTGGAATTCCCATTGAACCCACCCCCCATTTCCCCGAGCAGGCGGCGTGTGTTCTGGTGACGGCCACCTCTGCGCAGGACAGTGGGGTCCTGCAGAAAATCCAGACCCTGCTGAAAAACGGCGGGAATGTGGTGATGACCTCTGGATTTCTGGAACGCATGCAGGGGAGGGGCATTGAATCCATGACCACCCTGACCCCGACAGGCAAAAAGCTGGAGGTGCAGGCTTACGGAAAAGACACGCACAGTTGCACTTTCAGGACCTTCCAGAACGGGGATCACAGGGTGCTGTTCCCGGTCCTGGATTACTGCACCAACGGAACCTGGCAGGTGATCGCAGGGTTCAATGGGGAAAACAACATTTCCCTCCTGATGTATGACAATTATTCCCGTGGAAAACTGTACACCCTGACGGTGCCAGACCACATTGCCGAATTGCCAAAATTGCCCCCTCTGGTGCTGGGTGCCCTCAGGGAGGTGCTGGGTCAAGGTCTGCCTGTGCAACTGGATGGCCCCGGTGATGTGGGCCTCTTCTGTTATGACAGTGGGGTTTTTGTGCTGGAATCGTTTGCCAGACGTCCTGAAAGCTGGAGGGTGCGCGTGCCAGGAGGGGAGACCCTGACCGACCTCCTCTCGGGCAGCATGTTGCATGCACAGGGCATGGAAGGGGATGTGGCTGTTTTTGAAGTCCGACTTCCTCCATCTCGTTTTCAGGCCTTCAGGATTGGCTGGAAAAGCTGA
- a CDS encoding PadR family transcriptional regulator — MSINHAILGLLSWKPCTGYDLKKFFEGSTLMHWSGNNNQIYKALVQLSAEGLVTSETLHQEGAPSKKLYHLTKEGQQALRKWVLGDIELPEFKKPFLVQLAWADQLEDQELLNLIQRYEDELEVGLRTVQEQMRRNSDVPARTSREKLLWEMMRDSLITSYHNELDWVSRVRKNLLNLKENPHEPSGD; from the coding sequence ATGTCGATCAACCATGCCATTCTGGGTTTGCTCAGCTGGAAACCCTGTACAGGATACGACCTGAAGAAATTCTTTGAAGGCTCCACGCTCATGCACTGGTCGGGCAACAACAACCAGATTTACAAAGCCCTGGTTCAACTCTCGGCAGAGGGGCTGGTGACCAGCGAAACCCTGCATCAGGAAGGGGCACCCTCGAAAAAGCTCTACCACCTCACAAAAGAGGGACAGCAAGCCCTGCGAAAGTGGGTGCTGGGCGACATCGAACTGCCAGAATTCAAAAAACCCTTTCTGGTTCAACTGGCCTGGGCAGACCAGCTTGAAGACCAGGAACTGCTGAACCTGATCCAGCGTTACGAAGACGAACTGGAAGTCGGGCTGCGCACCGTGCAGGAACAGATGCGCAGAAACAGCGATGTTCCCGCCAGAACCTCCAGAGAAAAACTGCTGTGGGAGATGATGCGTGACAGCCTGATCACCTCGTACCACAACGAACTCGACTGGGTCAGTCGGGTCAGAAAGAACCTGCTCAACCTCAAGGAGAACCCCCATGAACCATCAGGTGATTGA
- a CDS encoding DUF6544 family protein produces MFKVVVWLLVLGAFLYGGLLVPSAPYPASSAATEVNPLPLPADLPAPVERFFRKIYGNQVPQIQTAEITGLAHLRLGGIRFPARFRFLHRTGYGYRHDMEVTWYGIRIMTVKEVYAHGQGRMELPSGVTEKEPKVNQGANLALWAEAIWFPALWVTDPRVKWEPVDASTALLRVPFEDQTETFVVRFDPGSGLLTLMESMRYKAADSPSRTLWLNESVQWEPLNGQLFPTVGKVIWFDDRVPWAQFRVQHVKFNLSFAGGPGAEL; encoded by the coding sequence ATGTTCAAAGTGGTGGTCTGGCTTCTGGTCCTTGGAGCTTTCCTGTACGGTGGTCTGCTGGTGCCTTCTGCGCCTTATCCTGCCTCTTCTGCAGCAACAGAGGTCAACCCGTTGCCTCTGCCTGCAGACCTTCCTGCTCCTGTGGAGCGGTTTTTCCGCAAGATTTATGGAAATCAGGTCCCGCAGATTCAGACGGCTGAAATCACGGGTCTGGCCCATCTGCGGCTGGGAGGCATCCGGTTTCCGGCAAGATTTCGCTTTTTGCACCGGACGGGGTACGGCTACCGTCACGACATGGAAGTCACCTGGTATGGCATCCGCATCATGACCGTGAAAGAAGTGTATGCACACGGACAGGGCCGCATGGAACTCCCCTCTGGGGTGACCGAGAAAGAGCCAAAAGTGAACCAGGGCGCAAACCTTGCCCTGTGGGCCGAGGCCATCTGGTTTCCTGCCCTGTGGGTGACCGATCCCCGGGTGAAGTGGGAGCCTGTGGATGCCAGCACTGCCCTGCTCAGGGTGCCTTTTGAAGACCAGACCGAGACTTTTGTGGTGCGCTTTGATCCAGGGTCGGGCTTGCTCACCCTGATGGAGTCCATGCGCTACAAAGCTGCGGACAGCCCATCCAGAACGTTGTGGCTGAATGAATCTGTGCAATGGGAACCCCTGAATGGACAGCTTTTCCCGACTGTGGGAAAGGTGATCTGGTTTGACGACAGGGTGCCCTGGGCACAGTTTCGGGTGCAGCACGTCAAATTCAATCTGTCTTTTGCTGGAGGTCCTGGGGCAGAACTCTGA